In Nitrospira sp., one genomic interval encodes:
- the glgB gene encoding 1,4-alpha-glucan branching protein GlgB gives MHHSLLTADDLHLFNEGTHFHLYHKLGAHPTRFQGVEGTYFAVWAPEAEQVSVFGSFNHWDPTRHPLHPRQSSGIWEGFIPSAGVGTLYKFHIRSRHGGSELIKTDPFAHLNEIPPKTASIVWDLNYTWSDQAWMQARARHNALDAPISIYEVHLGSWMRVAGEGNRSLSYREMAPKLIEYVRQLGFTHVEFLPVMDHPFFGSWGYQTTGYFAPSANYGTPQDLMHLIDQLHQHGIGVILDWVPSHFPTDAHGLSRFDGSHLYEHADPRQGFHPDWNTAVFNYSRNEVRSFLISSALFWLEQYHADGLRVDAVASMLYLDYSRKEGEWIPNRHGGRENLDAIAFLRRLNEEIYRRHPDVQTFAEESTSWPAVSRPTSAGGLGFGLKWDMGWMHDTLEYMALDPVYRKHHHRNLTFRMLYAFQENFLLPLSHDEVVHGKGSLLGKMPGEDWQKFANLRVLFGYMFAQSAKKLIFMGGEIGQWREWAHDDSIDWNLLQYQPHQGLQRWVADLNHLYRTETAMHEFDFDPRGFEWIDCQDADTGVISLLRNGRSPHHSIAVICNFTPVPRFQYRVGVPQKGFWKELLNSDAALYGGSDLGNWGGKEADAISTHGRTHSLSLTLPPLSILFFKPLD, from the coding sequence ATGCACCACAGCTTGTTGACGGCGGACGACCTTCACCTCTTTAACGAGGGCACACATTTTCATCTTTATCACAAACTGGGGGCTCACCCCACGAGATTTCAGGGTGTGGAAGGGACGTATTTTGCCGTCTGGGCCCCGGAGGCTGAACAGGTGTCTGTCTTCGGCAGCTTCAACCATTGGGACCCCACCCGCCACCCACTCCACCCAAGGCAATCGTCAGGAATCTGGGAAGGGTTCATCCCAAGTGCCGGAGTCGGAACCCTTTACAAATTTCATATCCGATCACGGCACGGCGGATCCGAGTTGATCAAGACAGACCCCTTTGCACACCTCAACGAAATACCACCGAAAACCGCTTCCATCGTGTGGGACCTGAACTACACATGGAGCGACCAAGCTTGGATGCAAGCCAGGGCGCGACACAATGCACTTGATGCTCCGATCAGCATATATGAAGTTCATCTGGGGTCATGGATGCGCGTCGCCGGTGAAGGCAACCGGTCCCTCTCTTATCGCGAAATGGCCCCGAAGCTGATCGAGTATGTACGCCAGCTCGGTTTCACCCATGTCGAGTTCCTGCCCGTCATGGATCATCCGTTCTTCGGCTCATGGGGCTATCAAACCACAGGCTACTTCGCACCGTCGGCAAACTATGGTACGCCGCAGGACTTGATGCATCTCATCGACCAGCTGCACCAGCACGGCATCGGTGTGATCTTGGATTGGGTGCCGTCACATTTCCCGACTGACGCGCATGGCCTCAGCCGCTTTGACGGGAGCCATCTCTATGAACATGCCGACCCGCGCCAAGGGTTTCATCCCGACTGGAATACCGCCGTCTTCAATTACAGCCGGAATGAGGTCCGCAGCTTCCTCATCAGCAGCGCGTTGTTCTGGCTGGAGCAGTACCACGCCGACGGCCTTCGAGTAGACGCCGTCGCCTCGATGCTGTACCTAGACTATTCCCGCAAGGAAGGCGAATGGATTCCGAACCGGCACGGGGGGCGGGAGAATCTGGATGCCATTGCGTTTCTGCGCCGACTGAACGAAGAGATTTATCGGCGACACCCCGATGTGCAAACGTTTGCAGAAGAATCGACTTCGTGGCCTGCCGTGTCCCGCCCAACCTCTGCCGGAGGGCTTGGGTTCGGCCTAAAGTGGGACATGGGCTGGATGCACGACACGCTCGAATACATGGCCCTCGACCCGGTGTATCGCAAACATCACCATCGCAACTTGACGTTCCGGATGCTGTACGCATTTCAGGAGAATTTTCTCCTGCCCCTTTCCCATGATGAGGTGGTCCATGGGAAAGGCTCGTTACTGGGGAAGATGCCCGGGGAGGACTGGCAAAAATTCGCCAATCTGCGAGTCCTGTTTGGATACATGTTTGCCCAATCCGCCAAGAAACTGATCTTCATGGGCGGGGAAATCGGACAATGGCGGGAGTGGGCCCACGACGACAGCATCGACTGGAATCTTCTGCAATACCAACCGCATCAAGGGCTCCAACGGTGGGTTGCTGACCTCAATCACCTCTACCGCACTGAAACGGCCATGCACGAATTCGACTTTGATCCACGCGGGTTCGAGTGGATCGACTGTCAGGATGCAGACACGGGGGTGATCAGTCTATTGCGCAACGGCCGCTCTCCCCATCACAGCATCGCGGTGATCTGTAACTTCACCCCCGTACCCAGATTTCAGTATCGAGTCGGTGTGCCACAGAAGGGATTCTGGAAAGAGCTTCTCAACAGTGATGCCGCATTATATGGAGGCAGTGACCTAGGCAATTGGGGTGGCAAAGAGGCCGATGCGATTTCTACCCACGGTCGAACCCATTCGCTCTCCTTGACCCTTCCTCCTCTGTCAATCCTCTTTTTCAAACCGCTCGACTGA
- a CDS encoding IS3 family transposase (programmed frameshift), giving the protein MKRSRFSEEQIVYAIRQAESGTPIGDVCRQLGIAEQTFYAWKKKYAHLGVSELRRLRQVEEENARLKRLVADLSLDKHMLSEGVAKKSLRPARRRELAQWFHGTFQVSCARACRLAQFGRASWYRKSQAKDQTALRLRIRDLAHARPRFGYLRIWVLLRREGWAVNRKRVRRWYRLEGLQLRMRVRRRKHIALHRGPAPVPVGPSERWSMDFVHDTLSEGRPYRILTVVDNWSRSSPVLEAGFRMSGALVSQVLDRVLGEGQRPRSITVDHGTEFQSRALEEWAYRRGVQLDFIRPGKPVENAFIESFNGRLRDECLNVHQFASLAEAQAIIEAWRVDYNTRRPHSSLGHLTPSEFVRQRQEEQDTEKVVCSP; this is encoded by the exons ATGAAGCGGTCACGATTCTCGGAAGAGCAAATCGTCTATGCCATCCGGCAAGCCGAGAGTGGCACCCCCATCGGGGATGTCTGTCGACAGCTCGGCATCGCCGAGCAAACCTTCTACGCCTGGAAAAAGAAGTATGCGCATCTCGGCGTGAGTGAACTGCGCCGACTGCGGCAGGTGGAAGAGGAGAATGCCCGGCTCAAACGACTGGTGGCCGATCTCTCGCTGGATAAGCACATGCTGTCGGAGG GCGTTGCGAAAAAAAGTCTAAGGCCCGCGCGCCGTCGGGAGCTCGCCCAGTGGTTTCACGGGACGTTTCAGGTGAGCTGTGCGCGGGCCTGTCGGTTGGCGCAGTTTGGTCGCGCGTCGTGGTATCGGAAGAGTCAGGCCAAGGATCAGACCGCCCTGCGGCTGCGCATTCGCGATCTGGCGCATGCGCGGCCTCGGTTTGGCTATCTGCGCATCTGGGTCTTACTGCGGCGGGAAGGTTGGGCGGTCAACCGGAAGCGGGTCCGGCGCTGGTATCGCTTAGAGGGGCTCCAGTTGCGCATGCGGGTGCGCCGACGAAAGCATATCGCCCTGCATCGTGGGCCAGCTCCCGTGCCGGTCGGCCCGTCGGAACGGTGGAGTATGGATTTCGTGCATGATACCTTGAGTGAAGGTCGGCCCTATCGGATTCTGACCGTCGTTGATAACTGGAGTCGCTCTAGTCCTGTCCTAGAGGCCGGATTTCGGATGTCTGGAGCGCTGGTGAGTCAGGTACTGGATCGCGTCCTGGGAGAGGGCCAGCGGCCTCGCTCCATCACGGTCGATCATGGGACGGAATTCCAGTCCCGTGCGCTCGAGGAGTGGGCGTATCGACGGGGCGTGCAGCTCGACTTCATTCGACCGGGGAAACCCGTCGAAAATGCCTTCATTGAATCATTCAACGGACGGCTGCGGGATGAGTGTTTGAATGTACATCAGTTCGCCTCGCTGGCTGAGGCCCAGGCGATCATCGAAGCCTGGCGCGTGGACTATAATACCCGCCGTCCCCACAGCTCACTTGGGCACCTGACGCCAAGCGAGTTCGTCAGGCAACGTCAGGAAGAACAGGACACCGAAAAAGTCGTCTGCTCTCCTTAA
- a CDS encoding PEGA domain-containing protein: protein MRHAVQTAVLSFMVLSVTGCGTVVNGIYQDLAITSNPGGAQVSVDGISSGTTPVVIPVTRKHGHVVKVEHDGYQPIEASVVPQTSIWEWGNVIFAWLPGLAVDAWTGGMYELSYDRVNAVFPAQSDRTVNTSHRTSVK from the coding sequence ATGAGGCATGCGGTGCAAACGGCGGTTCTTAGTTTCATGGTTCTGAGCGTCACTGGTTGCGGAACGGTCGTGAATGGAATTTACCAAGATCTGGCCATCACGAGTAACCCTGGCGGGGCACAGGTCTCAGTTGATGGAATCTCTAGTGGGACCACTCCCGTTGTGATTCCTGTAACCCGGAAGCATGGCCATGTGGTAAAGGTTGAACATGACGGGTATCAGCCTATCGAAGCGAGCGTTGTCCCACAGACCAGCATTTGGGAATGGGGTAACGTTATTTTTGCTTGGCTTCCTGGGCTTGCAGTAGATGCGTGGACTGGAGGCATGTACGAGCTTTCATACGATAGGGTGAACGCCGTGTTTCCTGCTCAATCTGACAGAACCGTGAATACCTCCCATAGAACGTCAGTGAAATAA
- a CDS encoding HlyD family efflux transporter periplasmic adaptor subunit: MLHSSSTEGSASADPHSLPLESFKAVLDMTALALEPERFTDAGSAVVTALASRLACDRVSLGMASRNRVRVRALSHNAEFNHKTDLLSAITASMEEAWDQQHTVLLPAPAGWPSQCTRAHEELRRRYGALTICSLPLWSHGRMVGVLTCERGGDRPFDRPTVELCEAIAGLVGPALDLKRQQDRALPFKVWESACRQIGKVIGGGHIGVKLSLLLFIATAVAVATVAGEFRISSKAVLEGEVQRVAAAPFQGYVKTAPARAGDIVKAGQVLATLQDRDLQLERLKHLNEREQLAKEQRQALAERNAPKAEILNAQLRQVQAQLDLASEKLSRTQITAPFPGIVVSGDLSQQLGAPVEEGKVLFEVAPLDTYRIVLEVDEHDIGHVAVGQSGNLLLSALPADLLPFEVAKITPVSTAKDGRNFFRVEGRLLTKPSQLRPAMEGVGKIVVGRRLLAWIWTHDVLEWVRLKLWAWLP, from the coding sequence ATGCTGCATTCTTCTTCTACCGAGGGCAGCGCCTCCGCCGATCCTCACTCCTTACCTCTCGAATCATTCAAGGCCGTGCTGGACATGACGGCATTGGCCTTGGAACCGGAACGATTCACCGACGCTGGCTCCGCAGTGGTGACTGCTCTGGCAAGCCGGCTGGCGTGTGATCGCGTCAGCCTTGGAATGGCGAGCCGGAATCGGGTGCGGGTGCGCGCCCTCTCCCACAATGCTGAATTCAATCACAAGACCGACCTTTTGAGTGCGATTACTGCATCCATGGAGGAAGCGTGGGATCAACAGCACACGGTTTTGTTGCCTGCGCCGGCAGGTTGGCCGTCGCAATGTACCCGCGCGCATGAGGAACTCCGACGTCGGTATGGGGCACTGACGATTTGCTCCCTTCCACTGTGGTCCCATGGCCGAATGGTCGGGGTATTGACGTGTGAACGCGGTGGGGATCGACCGTTCGATCGCCCGACGGTGGAGTTATGCGAGGCCATAGCTGGATTGGTTGGCCCCGCTCTTGATCTCAAGCGTCAGCAGGATCGTGCGTTGCCTTTCAAAGTGTGGGAAAGTGCCTGTCGGCAGATCGGAAAAGTGATCGGGGGGGGGCACATCGGTGTGAAATTGTCTCTGCTGCTGTTCATTGCCACTGCTGTCGCCGTCGCGACCGTCGCAGGAGAATTTCGTATCAGCTCAAAAGCCGTGTTGGAAGGGGAGGTACAGCGGGTGGCTGCCGCTCCCTTCCAAGGATATGTGAAGACGGCGCCGGCACGCGCTGGCGATATCGTGAAGGCCGGTCAAGTCTTAGCTACCCTCCAGGATCGTGACCTGCAATTGGAACGCCTCAAGCATCTCAACGAGCGCGAACAACTGGCCAAGGAACAGCGCCAGGCCCTCGCTGAACGGAATGCTCCGAAGGCGGAAATTCTCAATGCTCAGCTGCGACAAGTCCAAGCCCAGCTCGACCTTGCCTCCGAGAAATTGTCCCGAACCCAGATCACGGCACCGTTCCCCGGTATCGTGGTATCCGGTGATTTGAGTCAGCAGCTGGGTGCGCCGGTGGAAGAAGGGAAAGTGTTGTTTGAGGTGGCCCCGCTCGATACGTACCGGATTGTCCTCGAAGTCGACGAACACGATATTGGGCACGTCGCCGTTGGACAGTCCGGTAATCTCCTGTTGTCGGCGTTGCCGGCGGACCTGCTCCCGTTTGAAGTCGCCAAGATCACGCCGGTATCGACTGCGAAAGATGGGAGGAATTTTTTCCGAGTCGAGGGTCGGTTGTTGACGAAACCGTCGCAACTCAGGCCTGCCATGGAAGGCGTGGGGAAGATCGTCGTCGGGAGGCGACTCCTGGCATGGATCTGGACGCACGATGTCCTGGAGTGGGTGCGGCTGAAGCTGTGGGCCTGGCTTCCCTGA
- a CDS encoding HlyD family efflux transporter periplasmic adaptor subunit: protein MSESFFSASWYRVEGLRPRLRSHLRVHRHQYRGHTWYVLQDLATDRFHRFSPEAYALIGLMDGRRTVHEIWEQASERLGDEAPTQHDVIGLISQLHAGDALLFDQAPDMAELSNRSATQVRRKRYNQLANLFSWRSPLCDPDRFLTRWLPLVRPFISKMGLVLWTALVMGGVVLGGIHWPDLSHNFFDQALAPQNLVWLWLLFPLLKLCHELGHGFMAKAFGAEVHELGVMMLVCTPVPYVETTAAWGFRNKWHRILVSGAGMMVELALASLALLVWINAEPGVVRMLAYNTILIAGVSTVIFNANPLLRFDGYFMLMDFLEIPNMKHRAGRYFAYLTERYLLGQHEAELPEATVGERLWFVLYGAASSLYRIVVVVGILLFLGDQMPLLAVLFALFTGGMLVVVPIGKGLSFLLTSPRLHLIRARALATVVCLVAALAGVVGFIPVPFRTVTEGVVWLSDEAMVRAGTDGFVDRVVARPGSHVEAGEVLLLCTNVELRAQLSVLEARLQELRARHTEQEPTDRTKAQILEEEMKYVTQERDRIRERVDYLVVRSKQAGTFVVPREQDLPGKYVHQGDLIGQVLDLRTVTVRTLVPQQEIDLVRHQLEGVEVRLAEQVAKAQPASLVRLVPAATNQLPSPALGSQGGGQAPLAPADDKGLTALDRFFQADLTLPNSMALLDAGGRAYVRFDHGAMPLMSQWIRQLRQLFLARFNV, encoded by the coding sequence GTGAGTGAATCGTTCTTCAGCGCCTCGTGGTATCGCGTCGAGGGACTGAGACCCCGGCTACGCAGTCACCTGCGCGTCCACCGGCATCAGTATCGCGGACACACGTGGTATGTCCTGCAAGACCTTGCGACCGATCGGTTTCACCGATTTTCACCGGAGGCCTATGCACTCATTGGGCTCATGGATGGCCGGCGCACCGTCCATGAGATCTGGGAACAGGCCAGCGAGCGATTGGGCGACGAGGCGCCGACTCAACACGATGTGATCGGCCTCATCAGTCAGCTCCACGCCGGTGATGCACTCTTGTTCGATCAAGCTCCGGACATGGCCGAGTTATCCAACAGATCCGCAACCCAGGTGCGGCGAAAACGGTACAACCAGTTGGCCAATCTCTTTTCATGGCGGTCTCCCCTGTGTGATCCGGACCGATTCTTGACGCGATGGTTACCTCTCGTGCGACCGTTTATCTCGAAGATGGGGTTGGTCCTTTGGACCGCACTTGTGATGGGTGGCGTCGTGTTAGGCGGAATTCACTGGCCCGATCTCTCCCACAATTTTTTTGACCAGGCGCTGGCGCCGCAGAACCTGGTTTGGTTGTGGCTGCTGTTTCCCTTGCTGAAGTTGTGTCATGAGCTGGGGCATGGCTTTATGGCGAAAGCGTTTGGGGCAGAGGTCCATGAGCTGGGAGTGATGATGCTGGTCTGTACGCCGGTGCCCTATGTCGAGACGACAGCAGCCTGGGGATTTCGAAACAAGTGGCACCGCATTTTGGTGAGCGGCGCGGGGATGATGGTCGAGTTGGCACTGGCCTCGCTGGCCCTCCTGGTGTGGATCAATGCAGAACCCGGCGTCGTGCGGATGCTCGCGTACAACACCATCCTAATCGCCGGGGTTTCTACGGTGATTTTTAACGCGAATCCGTTGCTGCGCTTCGACGGCTATTTCATGCTGATGGACTTTCTCGAAATTCCAAACATGAAGCATCGGGCCGGACGATATTTCGCTTACTTGACCGAGCGTTATCTTCTCGGGCAGCACGAGGCGGAATTGCCGGAGGCGACCGTCGGCGAACGCCTATGGTTCGTCTTGTATGGGGCGGCCTCATCTCTCTATCGCATCGTGGTTGTCGTCGGCATCCTCTTATTCTTGGGCGACCAGATGCCCCTGCTGGCAGTGCTGTTTGCACTGTTCACCGGGGGGATGCTCGTCGTGGTGCCGATCGGCAAGGGGCTCAGCTTCTTGCTCACGAGTCCGAGACTTCACCTGATTCGAGCGCGGGCCTTGGCTACGGTGGTTTGTTTAGTCGCGGCGTTGGCGGGTGTGGTCGGGTTTATACCCGTGCCGTTTCGTACGGTGACGGAGGGCGTGGTGTGGCTGTCGGATGAGGCCATGGTGCGGGCCGGAACCGATGGATTTGTGGATCGAGTCGTGGCGAGGCCGGGTTCTCACGTGGAAGCGGGGGAGGTCTTGTTGCTTTGCACGAATGTGGAGTTGCGCGCGCAGTTGAGCGTGTTGGAGGCTCGCCTTCAAGAACTACGGGCGCGTCACACGGAACAGGAGCCCACCGATCGCACGAAAGCACAGATTCTGGAAGAAGAAATGAAGTACGTGACTCAGGAGCGGGACCGCATCCGTGAGCGAGTCGACTACCTGGTCGTTCGAAGCAAGCAGGCCGGAACGTTCGTGGTACCGCGGGAGCAAGATCTTCCCGGTAAGTACGTCCATCAGGGTGACCTGATAGGGCAGGTGCTGGACCTGCGGACGGTGACGGTGCGCACCCTCGTGCCCCAACAGGAAATCGATTTAGTGCGCCACCAATTGGAGGGGGTGGAAGTCCGTTTGGCCGAGCAGGTGGCGAAGGCGCAGCCGGCTTCCCTCGTGCGTCTCGTGCCGGCGGCTACCAACCAACTGCCCAGTCCTGCTCTCGGGAGTCAGGGCGGCGGACAGGCCCCCCTAGCTCCCGCCGATGACAAGGGACTGACGGCACTGGATCGATTTTTCCAGGCCGATCTCACCCTGCCCAATTCTATGGCGTTGTTGGATGCCGGCGGGCGAGCCTATGTACGCTTCGATCATGGGGCGATGCCCCTCATGTCGCAGTGGATTCGGCAACTCCGGCAACTCTTTTTGGCGCGATTCAATGTCTAG
- a CDS encoding preprotein translocase subunit SecA, with translation MDRWAHTALTPVMRRLRAATIRRGTWIRQVTLAGADCASLRPEGIRGRARDLRASLTRAGFQPELAAQAFALVREAASRTVGMRHFDVQLLGGWILLTGRVAEMETGEGKTLTATLPACTAALAGLSVHIVTVNDYLAARDADLMRPIYEALGLSVGTVLQGMSPADRRAAYACDITYCTGKELAFDYLKDRLLVGAASNRTQVQLGRLHRRQASAADFLLRGLHYAIVDEADSILIDEAKTPLVIARCTDNAAEQTTYAEALHIARQLVMGRDFVVDQAERTVRVRPSGDARAAELAAGLGGVWRGRRRRDALVHQALVALHLFHRDQQYLVQESKVQIIDEYTGRVMPDRSWEHGLHQMIQTKERCPLDHHRSTMARISYQRFFRRYLRLAGMTGTAQEVASELWGVYRLGVVRVPPNRPVRRKRLSDQIYATADEKWQAVVVSVSAMAQRGRPVLVGTRTVAASEHLSRLLQAAGLPHQVLNARQDRDEAAVISRAAEPGRITVATNMAGRGTDIRLDPSVVERGGLHVIATERHEAGRIDRQLFGRCGRQGDPGSYQTILALDDEVLVDHGGWVSRAIAGAFGVTGMCLPRWVGGSLFRLAQRRAERVHARMRRGILKMDEQLDSTLAFSGRSE, from the coding sequence CTGGACCGATGGGCGCATACGGCGCTCACGCCGGTCATGCGCCGTCTGCGTGCCGCTACCATTCGTCGAGGGACTTGGATCAGGCAAGTGACTCTGGCCGGAGCGGACTGTGCCTCGTTACGTCCGGAGGGTATCAGGGGTCGCGCTCGAGACCTTCGGGCGTCCTTGACGAGGGCCGGTTTCCAGCCGGAGTTGGCAGCCCAGGCATTTGCTCTGGTGCGTGAAGCGGCCTCTCGCACTGTCGGGATGCGGCACTTCGATGTGCAACTTCTCGGTGGATGGATTTTGCTCACCGGGCGAGTGGCCGAAATGGAGACCGGAGAAGGCAAGACCCTCACGGCGACGCTTCCCGCCTGCACGGCGGCTTTAGCCGGCCTGTCGGTCCATATCGTCACCGTCAATGACTACCTGGCGGCCCGGGATGCGGACTTGATGCGCCCCATCTATGAAGCCCTAGGCCTGTCGGTCGGAACGGTGCTGCAGGGCATGTCCCCGGCGGATCGCCGGGCTGCTTATGCCTGCGACATTACCTATTGCACAGGCAAAGAGTTGGCATTCGATTATTTGAAAGATCGGCTTCTCGTCGGGGCCGCATCTAATCGTACCCAGGTTCAACTCGGACGCTTGCATCGTCGCCAAGCCTCCGCGGCGGATTTCCTGCTGCGAGGCCTTCACTATGCGATTGTCGACGAAGCCGACAGCATCTTGATCGACGAAGCCAAGACGCCTCTGGTCATTGCCCGTTGCACGGACAATGCGGCGGAGCAAACCACCTATGCGGAGGCGTTACACATTGCCCGGCAGTTAGTGATGGGGCGCGATTTCGTAGTGGATCAGGCTGAGCGCACCGTACGAGTGCGACCGTCAGGAGATGCACGTGCGGCGGAGTTGGCCGCCGGTCTCGGCGGAGTATGGCGCGGCCGTCGGCGCCGCGATGCCCTCGTCCATCAAGCCCTTGTTGCGTTGCATCTGTTTCATCGGGACCAACAATATCTGGTGCAGGAATCCAAAGTGCAGATCATCGACGAATACACCGGCCGTGTGATGCCTGACCGTTCCTGGGAACACGGACTCCATCAAATGATCCAGACGAAGGAACGCTGCCCGCTGGATCATCATCGAAGCACAATGGCGAGAATCAGTTATCAGCGATTTTTCCGCCGCTACTTGCGTCTAGCCGGCATGACCGGCACCGCTCAGGAGGTGGCATCGGAATTATGGGGGGTCTACAGGCTTGGTGTGGTGCGGGTGCCGCCGAACCGTCCCGTCCGGCGAAAACGACTGTCTGATCAGATCTACGCAACGGCGGATGAAAAATGGCAGGCGGTTGTGGTTTCCGTCTCGGCGATGGCGCAACGCGGCCGGCCTGTGCTTGTCGGGACGAGAACGGTGGCGGCGTCCGAGCATCTCAGCCGCCTCCTTCAAGCCGCAGGCCTGCCGCACCAGGTGTTGAATGCCAGACAGGATCGGGATGAGGCCGCTGTAATCAGTCGGGCCGCCGAGCCGGGCCGCATCACCGTGGCGACGAACATGGCCGGTCGTGGCACGGACATCCGCCTGGATCCGTCCGTGGTTGAGCGTGGTGGCCTGCACGTGATTGCGACGGAACGTCACGAAGCCGGACGCATTGACCGCCAATTGTTCGGACGGTGCGGCCGGCAGGGCGATCCGGGCAGCTATCAAACCATCCTCGCCCTCGACGATGAGGTACTCGTCGATCATGGCGGGTGGGTGTCGCGGGCGATTGCCGGAGCCTTCGGTGTAACCGGAATGTGTCTGCCGCGGTGGGTGGGGGGCAGCTTGTTTCGCCTCGCGCAGCGGCGGGCCGAACGGGTGCATGCCCGCATGCGTCGGGGCATACTCAAGATGGATGAGCAGTTGGATTCCACACTGGCGTTCAGCGGCCGTTCGGAATAG
- a CDS encoding efflux RND transporter periplasmic adaptor subunit, with protein MGHAAELSCLIQPYVVITITSPVGGLLENVAVDRGDLIKEGQTLAVLDTSVERATGAVAHAQAELTNRRLADLELQRTSAEVALRTIRSPINGVVVERYMSPGEFPKQERIMKLAQINPLRVEAYAPVSLLGKITVGMELQVKPEAPVSGTYKATVTVVDRVVDAASGTFGVRLELPNPDLKLAAGLKCSMVVPGSK; from the coding sequence ATGGGACATGCTGCCGAATTGAGCTGTCTGATTCAGCCCTATGTGGTGATTACCATTACCAGCCCCGTCGGCGGCCTGTTGGAAAACGTGGCGGTGGATCGCGGAGACCTGATCAAGGAGGGCCAGACTCTGGCCGTCCTCGATACCAGCGTCGAGCGAGCGACCGGTGCCGTGGCCCATGCGCAGGCCGAATTGACGAATCGTCGCTTGGCGGATTTGGAATTGCAACGAACGTCTGCTGAAGTGGCCTTGCGCACCATCCGTAGCCCGATCAACGGGGTGGTGGTGGAGCGCTACATGTCACCAGGAGAGTTTCCCAAGCAGGAGCGCATCATGAAATTGGCGCAAATCAATCCGTTGCGGGTGGAAGCGTATGCACCGGTCTCGCTGCTTGGAAAAATCACCGTCGGGATGGAATTGCAGGTGAAGCCCGAGGCGCCGGTGAGCGGCACGTACAAAGCTACGGTGACCGTGGTGGATCGTGTGGTGGATGCGGCCAGCGGCACCTTCGGTGTCCGTCTGGAATTGCCCAATCCGGATTTGAAGTTGGCCGCTGGGCTGAAGTGTTCGATGGTTGTGCCTGGTAGTAAGTAG